One stretch of Siphonobacter curvatus DNA includes these proteins:
- a CDS encoding family 78 glycoside hydrolase catalytic domain, with amino-acid sequence MLKRFLHTWLCLVLVGLLSQVQAQQAPHKLRYEYGDIRLGTGVRKPRLSWQLASTQAGARQTAYQILVASSAEALAKNQGDVWDSGKINTSQSVYVDYQGKNLESRQRYFWKVKIWDEKGKASGWSKPDWWEMGLLAKDDWKADWIGMAGVVGEPPRSTQARKEFLVRGKLAKARVYATGLGDYALQINGQRVGDMLLTPGWTDYLKKVYYQTYDVTELLKEGNNQIDAFLGNGWWSGGLGWGGGFHRYSQGPLRLLCQLELTYADGTRELITSNPSWKIRLSPVIYDSMYHGEHYDARQEAKGTEADGWVTPVVLNTAKNQTTLFGPSADANANEQAATFDMNTLQVVAQEAPPIRVTETRKAVKMTEPKPGHFVFDFGQNMAGIVHLSIPKGVYGQEVALHFAELLHDDGTVAQENLRSAKSTDRYICKSNGGKEEWEPMFLYHGFRYVEVIGFPGKPTTDQVVAKVIHTDFEPIGEFSTSEDILNKIYSNARWTLKSNALSIPTDCPQRDERLGWMGDAQIFVASSCYLMDINSFWAKYSRDIADSQHPSGYVYDVNPKMVVGGPSKPAWGDATLIVPWTSYEFFGDKRILETNYASMKAWVEYMNQHASTKKTGLYYFADPSEKWFGYGDWVPVVASPSKPIGGAYQVYSNTLLAKAATVLGKTEDATKYAALAKQYTSKYNDLYFKDNNYEGKTQAANLMPLTFGIVPENLRARIAQNVADDVKAHDNHLTTGFIASQQILPRLSDYGYNDLAYQVATQKTYPSWGYMAENGATTMWELWNSDKEKPEGMNSRNHFAYGSVIEWYFRYLAGVEPIDPGFKTFRIAPKPPKDLNWVKFSYQSLYGPIVSNWERQNGKLQLNVTVPPNTQAELVLPLTAGQTATLAGKKLKTNTTTLAPGSYRVEIQ; translated from the coding sequence ATGCTTAAACGTTTTCTTCACACCTGGCTGTGCCTGGTTTTAGTTGGGCTCTTATCACAGGTTCAGGCCCAACAGGCCCCTCACAAACTTCGTTACGAATACGGCGATATTCGTCTGGGAACCGGCGTTAGAAAGCCTCGCCTGAGCTGGCAGCTTGCGTCTACACAGGCCGGAGCCCGCCAGACGGCCTATCAAATCCTGGTGGCCTCTTCCGCAGAAGCTCTGGCTAAAAACCAGGGGGATGTCTGGGATTCGGGTAAGATCAATACTTCGCAATCCGTCTACGTCGATTATCAGGGAAAAAATCTGGAAAGCCGGCAACGGTATTTCTGGAAGGTAAAAATCTGGGATGAAAAAGGAAAAGCCTCGGGCTGGTCCAAACCCGACTGGTGGGAAATGGGCCTGCTCGCCAAAGACGACTGGAAAGCAGACTGGATCGGCATGGCGGGCGTAGTGGGCGAACCGCCCCGCTCAACGCAGGCCCGAAAGGAATTCTTGGTACGTGGCAAACTCGCGAAGGCCCGGGTATACGCTACGGGCCTGGGTGATTACGCCCTGCAAATCAACGGCCAACGGGTAGGTGATATGCTATTGACGCCTGGCTGGACGGACTATCTCAAGAAAGTATACTACCAAACCTACGACGTCACGGAGCTACTTAAGGAAGGCAACAACCAGATCGACGCTTTTCTGGGGAACGGCTGGTGGAGCGGTGGCCTCGGCTGGGGCGGCGGTTTTCATCGGTATTCACAAGGCCCGCTGCGACTGCTATGCCAACTGGAATTGACCTACGCCGATGGTACGCGGGAGCTGATTACTTCGAATCCCAGCTGGAAAATTCGGTTGTCGCCCGTCATTTACGACTCCATGTACCACGGCGAGCATTACGATGCCCGTCAGGAAGCAAAAGGTACGGAAGCAGACGGCTGGGTAACGCCCGTCGTACTGAACACGGCCAAAAACCAGACGACCCTGTTCGGCCCCAGTGCCGACGCCAACGCGAACGAACAAGCAGCCACGTTCGACATGAATACCTTACAGGTAGTGGCTCAAGAAGCTCCACCGATCCGCGTCACAGAAACCCGCAAAGCCGTAAAAATGACTGAACCCAAGCCCGGCCATTTCGTTTTTGACTTTGGTCAGAACATGGCGGGGATTGTGCATCTGAGTATTCCGAAAGGCGTGTACGGGCAGGAAGTAGCTCTGCATTTTGCGGAGTTGCTCCACGACGATGGAACGGTAGCTCAGGAAAACCTGCGTTCGGCTAAGTCTACGGATCGGTACATCTGCAAAAGCAATGGCGGGAAAGAAGAATGGGAACCGATGTTTCTGTACCACGGATTTCGTTACGTCGAAGTAATCGGTTTTCCGGGTAAACCCACTACCGACCAGGTCGTAGCGAAAGTCATTCATACGGATTTTGAGCCGATTGGCGAATTCTCAACTTCCGAGGATATTCTCAACAAAATCTACTCAAATGCCCGCTGGACGCTGAAAAGTAATGCCCTGTCCATTCCCACCGATTGCCCGCAACGCGACGAACGACTGGGCTGGATGGGTGATGCTCAGATTTTCGTGGCTTCTTCCTGCTATCTGATGGACATCAATAGTTTCTGGGCCAAGTACTCGCGGGATATTGCGGATTCCCAGCACCCTTCGGGGTACGTGTACGACGTTAATCCGAAGATGGTAGTGGGTGGTCCGTCGAAACCCGCCTGGGGCGATGCGACGCTGATTGTTCCCTGGACTTCCTACGAATTTTTCGGCGACAAACGAATCCTGGAAACCAATTACGCCAGCATGAAAGCTTGGGTAGAATACATGAACCAGCACGCTTCTACGAAAAAAACGGGACTGTACTATTTCGCTGATCCCAGTGAAAAATGGTTCGGCTACGGCGACTGGGTTCCCGTGGTGGCCTCGCCCAGTAAGCCCATTGGCGGGGCGTATCAGGTTTATTCCAATACGCTCCTGGCAAAAGCGGCTACGGTCCTTGGCAAAACGGAAGATGCTACGAAGTACGCAGCCTTGGCCAAACAGTACACCTCGAAGTACAACGATCTCTATTTCAAGGACAACAATTACGAAGGCAAAACCCAGGCGGCTAACCTGATGCCGCTTACCTTCGGCATTGTACCGGAAAACCTGCGAGCCCGCATTGCTCAGAACGTAGCCGATGATGTGAAGGCTCACGACAATCACTTGACGACGGGGTTCATCGCTTCTCAGCAGATTCTGCCCCGCCTGTCGGATTACGGGTACAATGACCTGGCCTATCAGGTAGCTACGCAGAAAACGTACCCGAGCTGGGGCTATATGGCCGAAAATGGAGCTACGACGATGTGGGAACTTTGGAATTCGGACAAGGAAAAACCCGAAGGCATGAACTCCCGCAATCACTTTGCGTACGGTTCCGTCATTGAGTGGTATTTCCGGTATCTGGCCGGTGTGGAACCGATCGATCCAGGCTTCAAAACCTTCCGCATTGCTCCCAAGCCACCGAAAGACCTCAACTGGGTAAAGTTTTCGTATCAGTCGCTGTACGGCCCGATTGTCTCCAACTGGGAACGCCAAAACGGAAAACTGCAACTGAACGTCACCGTGCCCCCCAATACGCAGGCCGAACTGGTACTGCCCCTGACAGCGGGCCAGACCGCTACGCTGGCCGGGAAGAAACTCAAAACCAATACA
- a CDS encoding GntR family transcriptional regulator translates to MKQTVRQVFEIIQIDEYSTTPKYKQIVNSVIAAIEKGLIKTKQGLPSINELSMLYDISRDTAEKAYNELKKLGILGSVPGKGFYIASASYRQKRRIFLLFNKLSPHKKIIYDAMVEMLGEETAVDFYIYNNNFRLFKELIQNRAGHYTHYVIIAHFLEGGETAAELINQFPKDQLLILDKLVPGVEGPYAAVYQDFERDIFTALAEGEELLRKYQVLKLVFPLYTYHAREILIGFQKFCTEYGFPYKIISDVSKEVMSPGDVYINLMEDDLVTLVKQAKTNGYRVGKEVGIISYNENPLKEIILDGITVLSTDFEAMGKQAAELILNNSTQKLANPFRLIVRQSV, encoded by the coding sequence ATGAAACAAACGGTTCGTCAGGTCTTTGAAATCATTCAAATTGATGAGTATTCAACGACCCCTAAATACAAGCAGATTGTCAATTCAGTAATCGCGGCCATCGAGAAGGGGCTGATCAAGACCAAGCAGGGGTTGCCGTCGATTAATGAATTGTCGATGCTGTATGACATTTCCCGGGATACGGCTGAAAAGGCGTATAATGAACTCAAGAAGCTGGGTATTCTGGGCTCCGTACCCGGAAAAGGATTTTACATTGCTAGTGCTAGTTACCGGCAGAAGCGTCGGATTTTTCTGCTTTTCAATAAGTTAAGTCCCCACAAAAAAATCATCTACGACGCGATGGTGGAGATGCTGGGCGAAGAAACAGCGGTTGATTTTTACATCTACAACAACAACTTCCGGCTGTTTAAAGAGCTGATTCAGAATCGGGCCGGGCATTATACGCATTACGTCATCATTGCTCATTTTCTGGAAGGTGGCGAAACGGCGGCGGAACTGATTAATCAGTTTCCCAAGGATCAGCTACTGATTCTGGATAAACTGGTTCCCGGTGTGGAAGGTCCGTATGCGGCGGTGTATCAGGATTTTGAACGGGACATTTTTACAGCTCTGGCTGAAGGGGAGGAGCTGTTACGAAAGTATCAGGTACTCAAGCTGGTTTTTCCGCTGTATACGTATCACGCCCGCGAAATCCTGATTGGTTTTCAGAAATTTTGTACCGAATACGGCTTTCCGTACAAGATCATTTCGGATGTATCGAAAGAGGTGATGTCGCCAGGCGATGTGTACATTAACTTAATGGAAGACGATCTGGTGACGCTGGTGAAGCAGGCGAAAACCAACGGGTATCGGGTAGGCAAGGAAGTAGGGATTATCTCCTACAACGAAAATCCGCTCAAGGAAATCATTCTCGACGGAATCACGGTACTTTCCACGGATTTTGAAGCCATGGGGAAACAGGCCGCCGAACTGATTCTCAATAACTCGACCCAAAAGTTAGCGAATCCATTCCGGTTGATTGTCCGGCAGTCGGTGTAG